One Oncorhynchus kisutch isolate 150728-3 linkage group LG11, Okis_V2, whole genome shotgun sequence genomic region harbors:
- the LOC109899959 gene encoding ADP-ribosylation factor 4 has protein sequence MGVMVSQLFSRFFEKKQMRILMVGLDAAGKTTVLYKLKLGEVVTTIPTIGFNVETVEYKNISFTVWDVGGQHVIRPLWKHYYQNTQGLIFVVDSNDPERINDATEELQNMLEEDQLRDVVLLVFANKQDLPNAMSVSDITNKLGLRKLQMNTPWFVQATCATQGSGLLEGLDWLADQLSKR, from the exons ATGGGTGTTATGGTTTCGCAACTCTTCTCTCGTTTCTTCGAGAAAAAACAGATGAGAATTCTGATGG TTGGGTTAGATGCTGCAGGGAAGACCACAGTCCTGTACAAACTAAAACTTGGAGAAGTTGTCACCACTATCCCCACTATTG GGTTCAATGTGGAGACGGTTGAGTACAAGAACATCAGCTTCACGGTGTGGGATGTAGGTGGTCAGCACGTCATCAGACCTCTGTGGAAGCATTACTACCAGAACACACAG GGTCTTATATTTGTGGTAGACAGCAACGATCCTGAGAGGATAAATGATGCTACAGAGGAACTACAGAACATG CTTGAAGAGGACCAGTTGAGAGATGTAGTTCTGCTGGTGTTCGCCAACAAACAGGACCTTCCCAACGCCATGTCTGTCAGTGACATCACAAATAAACTGGGACTGAGGAAACTTCAAATGAATACTCCT tgGTTTGTCCAGGCTACCTGTGCAACCCAGGGTTCAGGTCTGTTGGAAGGACTGGACTGGTTGGCTGACCAGCTTTCCAAGCGCTAA